A window from Ferrimicrobium acidiphilum DSM 19497 encodes these proteins:
- a CDS encoding MFS transporter, which yields MSTTTEHEDRYKWIALSNTTLGVLLVAINESILIIALPAIFRGIKLNPLVPSNSFYLLWILLGFMLVTAVLVVTLGRIGDIYGRVRMYNLGFAIFTAFSILLSINWLHGQAAGAFIIGMRLGQGVGGAFLFANSSAILTDAFPNNQRGLALGINNIAGIAGAFIGLVVGGLLAPVDWRLVFIVSAPIGLAGTIWAYLKLRDNGVRTPAKIDWVGNILFAVGLTVLLVGITYGIEPYGSSAMGWGSPKVLAELAIGIILLVAFVIAETKVKHPMFRIQLFKIRAFSAGNFASLLAAIGRGGLMFIFVMWLQGIWLPLHGYNFSVTPLWAGIYMLPLTLGFLVAGPASGILSDKFGARPFATTGMALAALTFVGFDFLPINFSYLPFALLMLGNGLAMGLFASPNRAAVMNSLPPDQRGAGAGMSGVFQNAAMVLSMGIFFTLMISGIASDLPNALYHGLVVNNVPAQVASKVSHLPPISSLFAALLGYDPIKSILGASFLSHLPAHSVAVLSGHRFFPTLLSKPFSAGLNLAFLFGAIACVLAGIASLLRGKRYVHGQEEELGAEQNETVAD from the coding sequence ATGTCTACCACAACGGAACACGAAGACCGCTACAAGTGGATCGCGCTCAGCAACACTACACTCGGCGTTCTACTCGTTGCAATCAATGAATCGATCCTCATCATCGCCTTGCCCGCGATCTTTAGAGGAATCAAACTCAATCCTCTCGTGCCGTCAAACTCCTTCTACCTACTCTGGATTCTTCTCGGATTCATGCTTGTCACGGCGGTGCTTGTCGTAACACTCGGACGCATTGGTGATATCTATGGCCGTGTTCGAATGTATAACCTTGGCTTCGCCATATTCACCGCCTTTTCGATTCTCCTCTCCATCAACTGGCTTCACGGCCAGGCAGCTGGTGCATTCATCATTGGCATGAGGCTCGGCCAAGGTGTAGGCGGCGCTTTCCTCTTCGCAAACTCCTCCGCGATACTCACCGATGCCTTTCCTAACAACCAGAGAGGACTCGCTCTTGGCATCAACAACATCGCTGGTATCGCGGGAGCCTTCATTGGACTGGTGGTTGGTGGACTGCTAGCACCAGTTGATTGGCGGTTAGTCTTCATCGTCTCAGCTCCGATTGGGCTAGCAGGGACCATCTGGGCCTATCTCAAGCTCCGCGATAACGGGGTGCGGACGCCGGCAAAGATCGACTGGGTGGGTAACATCCTGTTCGCGGTCGGGCTAACAGTTCTGCTAGTGGGCATCACCTACGGTATCGAGCCTTATGGCAGCTCAGCGATGGGTTGGGGCAGCCCGAAGGTCCTAGCGGAACTCGCTATAGGTATTATCCTCCTCGTCGCATTTGTGATCGCCGAGACCAAGGTCAAGCACCCGATGTTTCGCATCCAGCTATTCAAAATTCGTGCATTCTCGGCGGGTAACTTTGCCTCTCTGCTCGCAGCCATCGGACGTGGTGGTCTTATGTTCATCTTCGTGATGTGGCTTCAAGGTATATGGTTGCCACTGCATGGTTACAACTTCTCGGTCACACCGCTCTGGGCTGGCATCTACATGTTGCCGTTGACCCTCGGCTTCTTGGTAGCCGGCCCTGCTTCAGGAATTCTTTCAGACAAGTTCGGAGCTCGCCCCTTTGCCACCACCGGGATGGCGCTGGCGGCACTCACCTTTGTCGGCTTCGACTTCTTGCCCATCAACTTCTCATACCTCCCGTTCGCACTCTTGATGCTCGGCAACGGGCTCGCGATGGGTCTCTTCGCGTCACCTAATCGTGCCGCCGTCATGAACAGTCTTCCCCCTGATCAACGTGGGGCTGGAGCCGGTATGTCCGGGGTGTTTCAGAATGCTGCCATGGTGCTCTCGATGGGTATCTTCTTCACGTTGATGATCTCGGGTATAGCCTCAGACTTACCAAACGCTCTTTACCACGGTTTGGTCGTCAATAATGTTCCTGCCCAAGTAGCGTCGAAGGTCTCGCACCTACCACCAATCTCAAGCCTCTTCGCTGCACTTCTAGGCTATGACCCTATCAAAAGCATCCTTGGCGCCTCCTTCCTGAGCCATCTTCCCGCTCATTCGGTGGCTGTTCTCAGCGGTCATCGGTTCTTCCCAACACTGCTTAGCAAACCCTTCTCGGCCGGTCTGAACCTCGCCTTCCTCTTCGGCGCTATCGCCTGTGTGCTGGCGGGCATTGCCTCACTGCTGCGAGGCAAGAGATACGTACACGGTCAGGAGGAGGAGCTGGGGGCTGAACAAAACGAAACGGTGGCCGATTAG
- a CDS encoding xanthine dehydrogenase family protein molybdopterin-binding subunit — protein MPGSILGTSVVRVEDPALLTGAGTYVDNKVPTGTVHLVFVRSPYAHARIESIDISDAERAPGVLGVFTAESLGLPAFHGFAALNKEVPRPPLATEVVQFVGDPVAAVVAKTKAEALDAAELVAVDYTPLPPVVDMEFALTSDAPQLYEGVARNVAAGYRDTGDEEVLADAEVVVRGRFINQRVAVVPMEGNAILVVPNEDPNERPWTVFISTQMPHAVANLLAGVFGIEASSIRVIAPHVGGAFGGKAGIVAEHAVAFALAQRLSLPVKWVETRSENMVAMPQGRGQVQYVELGLKRDGTFTGLRCRMIGDGGAYGGFGGGLVLGPTRTMAQGVYRIPKIAYSAVAAFTNTSPVGAFRGAGRPEAAAFLERVIDMAADELDIDPVEIRRRNLLSADVFPFTTQVGTTYDSGDYSKALDHLLAAVDYQQLRQEQALRRERGDTLQLGIGVSTYVEITAGGGQNEYSSVEVHPDGSATIEVGTSAHGQGHATSFAMIVSDRLGIPLERIKFSQSDTAVIPRGGGTGGSRSLQIGGSAVAGATAIVLDEARKLAANHLEAAEEDIVVADAGGLAVAGVPSAHLSWEQIVELAAAQNRPLRASFDFQQASATFPFGAHLSVVEVDTKTGKVRPLRHVAVDDCGRILNPLIVHGQQHGGIAQGIAQALWEEAVYDQDGNPLSASLAEYAMPSAAELPSFEALNTETPTPYNDLGAKGIGESGTIGSTPAVHNAVVDALSHLGVRHIDMPCTPERVWQAIATAGERNDGRYWSEPGDVFATLPYRNAGGGSDAAEVDI, from the coding sequence ATGCCTGGATCAATACTTGGAACTTCCGTTGTTCGTGTCGAGGATCCCGCCCTGTTAACCGGGGCCGGTACCTATGTAGATAACAAAGTGCCTACTGGAACCGTCCACCTGGTGTTTGTGCGTTCGCCATACGCGCACGCACGCATCGAGTCGATCGACATCAGTGATGCGGAACGAGCCCCTGGTGTGCTTGGAGTGTTTACGGCGGAGAGCCTGGGCTTGCCGGCGTTTCATGGGTTTGCAGCCCTGAACAAGGAGGTGCCTCGTCCTCCGCTGGCGACAGAGGTGGTTCAGTTCGTGGGTGATCCTGTTGCTGCAGTAGTTGCCAAGACGAAGGCGGAGGCTCTTGATGCTGCCGAGCTTGTCGCTGTCGACTATACCCCGTTGCCTCCGGTGGTTGACATGGAGTTCGCACTGACTAGCGACGCTCCTCAACTCTACGAGGGAGTTGCACGTAATGTAGCCGCTGGATACCGTGATACTGGCGATGAGGAGGTGCTGGCAGACGCTGAAGTGGTCGTTCGTGGTCGATTTATCAACCAGCGAGTCGCTGTCGTGCCGATGGAGGGTAACGCGATCCTGGTGGTTCCGAACGAGGATCCGAACGAGCGTCCATGGACAGTGTTTATCTCTACTCAGATGCCTCACGCAGTTGCCAACCTACTTGCAGGAGTATTCGGCATTGAGGCGTCCTCTATCCGAGTGATCGCTCCTCATGTGGGTGGAGCCTTTGGCGGCAAGGCAGGAATTGTTGCTGAGCATGCTGTTGCTTTCGCCTTGGCCCAGCGCTTGTCGTTGCCGGTGAAATGGGTTGAGACTCGATCAGAGAACATGGTGGCCATGCCCCAGGGTAGGGGTCAGGTCCAGTACGTAGAGCTTGGCCTAAAACGCGACGGAACCTTTACAGGCTTGCGTTGCCGGATGATCGGCGATGGAGGAGCATACGGTGGCTTTGGTGGTGGCCTGGTTTTGGGCCCAACACGCACAATGGCCCAGGGCGTCTACCGTATCCCGAAGATCGCCTATAGCGCAGTAGCCGCCTTCACCAACACCTCGCCGGTGGGAGCTTTTCGAGGCGCAGGTCGGCCAGAGGCTGCTGCGTTCTTGGAGCGGGTAATCGATATGGCGGCTGATGAACTCGACATCGACCCAGTAGAGATTCGCCGTCGCAATCTGCTCTCTGCAGATGTATTTCCGTTCACCACCCAAGTCGGTACCACCTACGACAGCGGTGACTATTCGAAGGCGCTTGACCACCTGCTTGCGGCAGTTGATTACCAGCAACTGAGGCAGGAACAGGCATTGCGACGAGAGCGTGGAGATACGCTGCAGCTAGGTATTGGAGTCTCGACCTACGTCGAGATTACCGCTGGAGGCGGCCAGAATGAATATTCATCGGTTGAGGTACATCCTGACGGATCGGCCACCATCGAGGTTGGCACCTCGGCCCATGGCCAGGGGCACGCAACGTCGTTTGCGATGATCGTCTCAGATCGTCTCGGCATTCCGCTGGAGCGAATCAAGTTCAGCCAATCCGATACCGCCGTCATCCCACGAGGGGGAGGCACAGGAGGCTCACGGTCGCTCCAGATCGGAGGATCTGCGGTAGCTGGGGCTACTGCGATTGTGCTGGATGAGGCGAGAAAATTGGCCGCCAACCATCTTGAGGCGGCTGAGGAGGACATTGTAGTAGCCGACGCTGGAGGGTTAGCGGTGGCGGGAGTGCCAAGTGCTCATCTCAGTTGGGAGCAGATTGTAGAGCTCGCGGCTGCTCAGAATAGACCGCTTCGTGCTAGCTTCGATTTCCAACAGGCGAGCGCAACGTTTCCCTTTGGTGCCCACCTTTCAGTGGTTGAGGTCGACACTAAGACGGGCAAGGTGCGGCCTCTTCGTCATGTGGCGGTAGATGATTGCGGCCGGATTCTCAACCCATTGATTGTGCATGGGCAACAACATGGCGGTATCGCTCAGGGCATTGCCCAAGCACTCTGGGAGGAGGCTGTCTATGACCAAGACGGGAACCCTTTGTCGGCCAGCTTGGCAGAGTACGCGATGCCATCCGCCGCAGAGCTACCCTCTTTTGAAGCTTTGAATACAGAGACACCTACTCCGTACAATGATCTTGGTGCCAAGGGGATTGGCGAGTCAGGCACGATTGGTTCTACACCTGCGGTGCATAACGCCGTGGTAGATGCTCTGTCGCACCTAGGGGTTCGCCACATCGACATGCCTTGTACCCCAGAGCGCGTGTGGCAGGCTATCGCCACGGCTGGCGAGCGAAATGACGGTCGATACTGGTCAGAGCCGGGTGATGTTTTCGCTACTTTGCCTTATCGCAACGCTGGTGGCGGCTCTGATGCGGCAGAGGTTGACATCTAG